The window TTTTTTACCGCTGCGTGTAACGGCGCCGTACTCCTGCCTGAAATTTTTATCGCCCGTTACCTGTACCACCTGCACATCGGCGTTGGTGCCCCAGCTAAATGATTCGCTTCCGGTTGCAAAAGCGCTGTCGGGCGCAATGCTTTTGCCGTTAATGCTCAGGGTTAACTTAACAGGGGTAGAACGGATCATTTTAAAATCCTGTCTGAAACCGGTATTACCTGCCAGCGGTTTTAGGCCAATGCCTTTAAATTCGCCTTCAATAAATTTGGCTGCTTTTTCGATGCCTGGCGTAAAGGTTGCACGGCCCTGCATGTCATCGGCCGATAGGGTTTTAATAATTCGGCCAACATCATCCTGCACAATCATTTTATTCACGTCCTGTGCAAAGCCACAAGTTGCGGCCGATAATAAAGCTAAGCTTAATAAGATTTTTTTCATGGTTATTTAACTTTTGATTGCAACCAATTGTTGCGGAATGTTTCCTGTTCTTTTGACAAGGGCTTACCTGCTTTTTCAAAGGTAACTACTTCAAAATTAGGATTTGCCTCTAATACAATGGTTGTTTCGTGGCTGCCGGTGCGGCTTTTATAATTTACGGTAAGCTTGTCGCCCGGTTTTTTATCGTTAAGCTGGTCGTCAAAACCTTTCTGGTCTTTAATGTCAACGCCGTTTACCTTTAATATCACATCGCCTGCATCAAGCCCGGCCTTGTATACCGGCGAGCCAATAATTGTGCTTGAAAGTATCGGTAAACCCTCTGCATTACCCGCGCGCGGCTGGCCTGCCCTGCCACGGCCGGCGGTGGTTGCTAATGATCCTGCCCAGCCTTTTTCTGGGTTAATTTTGCGTAAAACCAAGCCCGCTTTGGCCAATAGTTCCTCGTAGTTGTTTTTTTCAATACCCGTAATGTATTTCCTGAAAAAGTCGGCAGCAAATTTCGGGTTGGTTACTTTGCCCAGGTCGGTTTGTAAATCGGGCACGGTATAGGGTTTCATTACTTTACCACGGCTTAGCCAAACCTGGCGCATGTAATCGTCAAGCGTCATATTAAAATCGCTGCGCAGGCGCAAGTCAAGTGCGAGGGCTATGGCGCCGCCATAGGTGTAATAGCTGGTAAAATCGTTGGCGTTGTTGTTAGGATCGATAGAAACACCGGCATCTGCGTATACCGAATAACGGCTCATTTGGGTTGCGGGATATTTAGCGGCGGCAGGGGTGTTTAATACCTGGTTTACAAGGCCGGCAACAGTGCCCGTATAATCGTCAAGATCAACAAAGCCAGATCGTACCAGTAGCAGTTCGCCGTAGTATTGGGTAAAGCCTTCGGCAAACCAAAGTTCGCTGCTCATGTTGGCATGCTCAAAATTGAAAGGCTCCAATGATTTTGGGCGGATGCGTTTCACATTCCAGCTGTGGAAGTATTCATGGGCAAAAACGCCTAACAATCTTTTTTCCAAACCCTCAACCTTAGGGGCAGGTATGGTAATGCAGGTTGAGTTACGATGTTCCATTCCATCGCCTGATGTGGTTGGATGAATGTCGCTGATAAAAGTATATTCGCCATAATCGTAGGCCGGAAATTCGCCAAATACGGCTTTTTCTTCCTGCACCATCCGGGCAACCATTTTGCCAAAATTATCTATTACGGCCTGGCTATCATCGGAGTGAACGGTAAGGTTTATTTTTTCTTTTTTATTATCGTAATTAACCACATCCCAACTGGCAATTTTATAATCAGACAGTTCGGTTGGGCAATCCATCATGTATTGCAGGTTGGGGGCGCTGTACACGTTTTTATCCTCGTGTTTTAACTGGGTAGCCACATGCCAGCCATATTTATCCAAATCGTTAAACTGGAAGGTGACAGGCCTTTTATCTTGCCCAACAACCCACATAAAAGTGGCGGGCATGTTCAGGTGGGCGTGGCTTGGGTCGATGCTGGCGTAGGTGCCATCTGTCCAGTTGCCAAAAAGGGTATAGCTTACTTTTACCGTGGATGGATGCTCCTCTATCGAGTAAATATCACCTTCAACCTGCTTCAATTCAAGGGCCTTGCCATTTACATCGGTAGCGGCAACATTATAAATATTTTTACCAAATTCATGCGTGGCATAACGGCCGGCAGATGAGCGGCTCATCCTAACCAGCAAAGGGCCGGTTGGGGCCTGCGGAATGGTGATGGTAATCTCGGCCTCGTGATGGGCGGCATTAGGGAACGATATGGAATAATAAATAGCTTTTGGTGCATCCTGTTGGGCTATGGCAGCTGCCGAAAACAGGGATGCAAACGCGAGGAGTAATGTTTTTTTCATGTATTATGATTAGCAGCGATGAAATTACAACTAATCGGCCAAATTGCATTATATCAATATTATTACAGAAGAAGGTGTTTGCCCTCCCATTATTGTATTTTCATGCAGAGCAAGCAAAGCCGCAAGTTTTAAGAGGTTTTGCGCTGCCGCCTTTCACATAAGAATCTTTAATATATCAGTTACACCAATTACACGTATTTTTGAATTATGAAAAGACTGATACGCAGTTTTGGTTTTGCTTTTAAGGGCTTAAGGTATGCCACAGCAACGCAGCCTAATTTCAGGATACACCTGGTATTGGCTTTTATTGCGGTGATGCTGGGTTTTGCGCTCCATATTGCCTTTGCAGAATGGCAATGGATTATGCTGGCAATTGCCTTTGTACTGGTAATTGAGCTTTTAAACACCGGGATTGAAACATTGACCGACCTGGTATCGCCGGACTATAATGAAATGGCGGGCAGGGTTAAAGATGTTTGCGCGGGCGCAGTAGTAATTGCAGCCCTGTTTGCACTTGTAACGGGCATCGTAATATTTTTACCAAAACTTATTTTACTGGTAAGGCATGCTGCATAAAACCCGTGGCATAGTATTTAAAGCCACCGATTATGGCGAAAGCAGTGTAATTGTGCAAATTTTTACCGAGAAGTTCGGCCTGCAATCGTACATCATTAATGGGGCCAAAAAGCCAAAAGCAAAAATAGGCCGCAATATGCTCCAGCCGCTTCACCTGCTTGATTTGGTTGTTTATCATAAAAATACCGGTAGTGTGCAACGCATAGCCGAGCTTAAAAATTCGCCCGTATTACAAAGCATCCCCTATGATGTGATCAAAAGCTGCATTGCCATTTTTTTAAACGAGGTGCTATACAAATCCATCAAACAGCAGTCGGCCGAGGAGAATATTTTTGATTTTGTTTTTAGTGCGATAGAATGGCTGGATCATCAAACCGGCAATGTAGCCAACTTTCACCTGCTGTTTTTATCCCGGCTTACCCGGTACCTGGGATTTTATCCCGACAGGGCGCTGATTGACCATGCCGACTATTTCGACCTGAAGAACGGGACGTTCAGCAAATATAAGCCAGATACCGTAATGTACCTGTCGCCACCGCATACGCAAAACTTTAGCAGGCTGCTCAAAAGCAGTTTTGAAAATATGGATCAGCTGAAACTGAGTAACGACGAGCGGCGTTATCTTATCCAGAAATTAATGGAGTACTATGCCCTGCATATTGAAGGCTTTGGCAATATCCGCTCGGGCGATGTGCTGGAAGAGGTTCTTTCTTAAGTCTTGAGTCGGAAGTCTTAAGTTCTAAGTCAAAAAAACTTTCTTTATAGTCAAATGCGTTGAGTTGAAAGTTCTTCTCGCTCCTGAAAAGCTGGGGTATGCAATGGCATTACTGAATATCATTATAGCTGGTTGGATGCATTATTTCGGATCAAGCAGAATAGTAGAGGGGATGAATAAAAAAAAGTTTGTTTTTTTGTAGGATAATAAATATTTACAGACTTATCCGCTGCACACGAAACCCTTGTCCGCCTGATTTTACCTGAAGGCATCTTGGAATACTTTGAACTTACCGATGTCCGCTCGTCAGAGAATGGGCAATTGAATATCCATTTGGAAGAAAAGAACCAGCCGCCTTCGGGGTATGAGAAGTCACAACTGGAATCAAAAGGTTTCTTACCCGAAACGGCTATACAGGATTTTCCGATCCGTGGACATAAGGTAGCGCTTTGTATTAAAAGGCGGAGATGGGAAGTAAAGCAAACCGGGGCTATCATTACAAGGGATTGGAATTTAGTACGAAAAGGCGCACGGATGACGACAGAGTTCGGCACTTTTTTAAAAGGAATATTTGGATAATAACCCGATCAGTTGCCACCTTTTAGGCCGTTTATATTCTTTGGATGGCAAGCAGTTACAACAACAATATAAAGACCATCTCAGTAATTTTCACAGTTGGGGCCAGAAAGATCATGCAGATGAATGGATGCTGTTTGCTGACAATATTGGCCCCTCGCTCAGCATAGACGAAACCGCTCTGAGTAATGGGGAACTGTATACGATTGTGACCAATAAGGAAGCAAAAGGCGGTAAAAAAGCGATCGTGGCGATGCTCAGGGGTACACAGGCCGAACAGATCATGACCGTGTTGGAACGAATCCCGGTACGTAAAAGAAATAGGGTAAAAGAAGTGACGATGGACATGGCAGCGAACATGATCAAAGCTATCCGCAGATGCTTTTCTAATGCAGTACGCGTTATTGACCGGTTTCATGTACAAAAGCTGGCTTATGATGCCGTACAGGAAGCAAGGATCAAATATCGTTGGGAAGCATTAGAACAAGAGAACAAAGCTATAGAGGAGGCTAAAAAGAATAAGCAAAGTCATCAGCCCGAAGTATTTAGCAATGGAGATACTTTAAAACAGTTACTGGCCAGGAGCAGATATCTGTTATTTAAGCATCAGGCCAAATGGACAGCATCACAAAAAGAAAGAGCTGATCTGTTGTTTCCAAGGTATCCCTTGCTGCTCAAAGCTTACAACCTGTCCATCCGGCTGGGGCAAATCTTCACCATCTGTAAAGACAAGCAGCAGGCATTCAAAAGATTGGCTATCTGGTATAACGATATAGAAGAGGCAGGAATTGATGCTTTTAAAACCGTAGCAAGGTCTGTTCAAACGCATTATGAGTCTATCTTGAACTTCTTCGACAACAGGAGTACAAATGCTTCTGCCGAATCCTTTAATGCCAAGATCAAAGCTTTCAGGGCTACTTCAAGAGGCGTTAGAGATACCACCTTCTTCCTATTCAGGCTTGCTAAATTATATGCTTAACTATTTATCCACCCCCAACTTTTCGGACTGATCCATTATTTCAGCCTTAAAACATGCCTAAAATAAAAAAAGAGATAGCCAGGTGGCTCTCTCTTTTTTTTTAAGTTGACTGACCTCATTATTTACCATAAAGAACTAATTGGTTAGATCGATAATAACAATTAGGACAAATATAAGCACTATAGGGTTAGTAGACTAATTTTTGGCAAAAAAAGCTTCATTTTTATGAAAAAACACCATATTTTGATGAAAAAAGCGTGTTTTTTGAAAAAAAGGCCCTTATTTTGCCATTTTTTCAATCAAAATGGTCAAAAAATGCGCCGGTTTTTGCCGGGGACAGGGCTTCAGTTTTGCAGTGACGCAGACCTTCAAGGCGATTAAGTTTGGGGATGTACTGAATTTTGTATCGAAAAAGAGAGCCCAAACTTTAAGAAAAAATAGGTAAACCATATCGATAGCTGTATGGGTATAAAGGTTGTGCTGTATAACTTTTGATGTTCGGTTAACATAGCGTCTGTTTGAACGTCGGCTACGACTCACCCCGGCTACGCTGCGCTGGCCGACCCTCTCTCCGGCTAAAGCCGCAAAGAGGGTTTGAAAAAAAACTTCTTGCCCCTCTATGCGACGCAGTCGGAGAGAGGGGCAGACGGGCGTAGCCTCGTCGGGGTGAGTCGTCGCCGCCAGTCACTTTGCCCCTTGCACAAAGCCTCATTCACATGCAAAGCGTTTTAGAAACCACACTGCGCTTAAACCAACAAATCCGGCCTGTTTTGCAAGCCGGATTTGTTGTTATGGATATAGCAAACGATTATTTAAGTGAGTATACCCAGTTAACTATCTGTTTAATTTCAGCCGGTTTTAGGTTAGGGTGGGCGGGCATATCCACATCGCCCCAAACCCCGTGACCGCCGGTTGCTATTTTTTTAACCAGGTGCGCGGTTGATGCTGCGTTTTTGGGGTACTTTTTAGCAACGTCGGTAAATGCCGGGCCTACTGACTTTTCGGCTACTTTGTGGCAAGCCTTGCAATCTAAAGACATCATTAAGGTCATCCCCGCGGCGTTAGCCTTAATGTTTGCCATTTTTAGTTTCATATCTGGCGAATCCTGACCGGCTAATACCGGTGTGGTTTTACTTAACGTGGCTGCGCCTTCATCATCTTTAACCTCAACCGATACATTATAGTTGCCTTTTTTAGTATACGTATAAACCAGCTTTGGCAAAGCCGTTGTTTTTTTGATGCCGTTGCCCAGGTTCCAGGTGTAGGTCATTGCGTTATTCTCCGGATCGGTTGCGGTTGCGGTAAAAGTTACCGCTAAAGGCAATTTACCGAATGCTTTATTTGCCGTAATACTTTTTACTTCGGGCGCGCGGTTGCCGTTATTGTAATCAATACGGGCCAAACCGGCA is drawn from Mucilaginibacter ginsenosidivorax and contains these coding sequences:
- a CDS encoding ISAon1 family transposase N-terminal region protein translates to MEYFELTDVRSSENGQLNIHLEEKNQPPSGYEKSQLESKGFLPETAIQDFPIRGHKVALCIKRRRWEVKQTGAIITRDWNLVRKGARMTTEFGTFLKGIFG
- a CDS encoding diacylglycerol kinase, whose translation is MKRLIRSFGFAFKGLRYATATQPNFRIHLVLAFIAVMLGFALHIAFAEWQWIMLAIAFVLVIELLNTGIETLTDLVSPDYNEMAGRVKDVCAGAVVIAALFALVTGIVIFLPKLILLVRHAA
- a CDS encoding M61 family metallopeptidase: MKKTLLLAFASLFSAAAIAQQDAPKAIYYSISFPNAAHHEAEITITIPQAPTGPLLVRMSRSSAGRYATHEFGKNIYNVAATDVNGKALELKQVEGDIYSIEEHPSTVKVSYTLFGNWTDGTYASIDPSHAHLNMPATFMWVVGQDKRPVTFQFNDLDKYGWHVATQLKHEDKNVYSAPNLQYMMDCPTELSDYKIASWDVVNYDNKKEKINLTVHSDDSQAVIDNFGKMVARMVQEEKAVFGEFPAYDYGEYTFISDIHPTTSGDGMEHRNSTCITIPAPKVEGLEKRLLGVFAHEYFHSWNVKRIRPKSLEPFNFEHANMSSELWFAEGFTQYYGELLLVRSGFVDLDDYTGTVAGLVNQVLNTPAAAKYPATQMSRYSVYADAGVSIDPNNNANDFTSYYTYGGAIALALDLRLRSDFNMTLDDYMRQVWLSRGKVMKPYTVPDLQTDLGKVTNPKFAADFFRKYITGIEKNNYEELLAKAGLVLRKINPEKGWAGSLATTAGRGRAGQPRAGNAEGLPILSSTIIGSPVYKAGLDAGDVILKVNGVDIKDQKGFDDQLNDKKPGDKLTVNYKSRTGSHETTIVLEANPNFEVVTFEKAGKPLSKEQETFRNNWLQSKVK
- a CDS encoding ISAon1 family transposase, producing the protein MDNNPISCHLLGRLYSLDGKQLQQQYKDHLSNFHSWGQKDHADEWMLFADNIGPSLSIDETALSNGELYTIVTNKEAKGGKKAIVAMLRGTQAEQIMTVLERIPVRKRNRVKEVTMDMAANMIKAIRRCFSNAVRVIDRFHVQKLAYDAVQEARIKYRWEALEQENKAIEEAKKNKQSHQPEVFSNGDTLKQLLARSRYLLFKHQAKWTASQKERADLLFPRYPLLLKAYNLSIRLGQIFTICKDKQQAFKRLAIWYNDIEEAGIDAFKTVARSVQTHYESILNFFDNRSTNASAESFNAKIKAFRATSRGVRDTTFFLFRLAKLYA
- the recO gene encoding DNA repair protein RecO produces the protein MLHKTRGIVFKATDYGESSVIVQIFTEKFGLQSYIINGAKKPKAKIGRNMLQPLHLLDLVVYHKNTGSVQRIAELKNSPVLQSIPYDVIKSCIAIFLNEVLYKSIKQQSAEENIFDFVFSAIEWLDHQTGNVANFHLLFLSRLTRYLGFYPDRALIDHADYFDLKNGTFSKYKPDTVMYLSPPHTQNFSRLLKSSFENMDQLKLSNDERRYLIQKLMEYYALHIEGFGNIRSGDVLEEVLS